Proteins from a genomic interval of Rubinisphaera italica:
- a CDS encoding efflux RND transporter permease subunit, with protein sequence MLNFFNKKDPWGNGLSVWVLAALLFATPFIFTTLKQIEMKNEVEAWLPERDPQAVLLDWYGEHFPVKDRLFVSWDDSTLNDARSELLAAKLEGYVDAKGVERRGSPYVEAVLTPRESLRQILDQGIEDDQALDTLGGLLLGHGALKVRLTELGQEKQDFIEQEIIRRAKDELKLNVEILPAVKLWQPPLKFTEYAEIRQRKADDEEFYEEDEERLDKILVVPEHEFQVTWHLIAPDAELSTKVQKLIESITSRPSKAYPKGDPLIAETFFSTGAPIALVVTFTEAGQADRSAALEDVITVAKECFIPAEEIHLGGRPVGSARLNEEVAKSNYDPNAPFFMRSVTGLSALVSFVLAFFMLRSFRLGVLVLTVSGYATLLTVMLVPLTGSTMNMVLIVMPTLLSVLTLSGAIHLASYWKHAAWENPENAVINAVKMAAQPCILASATTAIGLASLMTSTLNPVRDFGIYAAAGCGVSLIFVLFVLPALMQVWPGQPPEEHESDGKSWRLLANAIYRHSSLVTVVCLGLFAFGLYGLTYFKSETKVIRYFPKDSQIMKDYWFLEDNVIGINTVDTIVRFDKDAQENMPFLERLEVVRQITDKIRTHHEITGALSLSDFQKPTEPPAEDDSFLVKARYNKRSNAFESKIKDGELPEAESLLTVAQEDADWTVPGDKKLSETGDELWRISAQAYVMADNDYGLLMDELDGISQSVLKFHAGTHHVVTGMVPVFLRTQEALLESLIRSFGMAFGIIAVVLIIVLRNPIAGLLTMLPNLMPVAFCFGTLSIMGGRVDIGTMITASVALGIAVDGTLHLLTWFKQGLILGKSRKEAIELGLSHCAPAMWQTSAIVAIGLLMLFPAPLLMISRFGILMAALVAAALIADIVFLPALLAGWLGTIIEKSVRKSNNPQENSELSNTAGLNEDVDPEDTESRQASVSTPHLKIVTAKVTEGSNSN encoded by the coding sequence ATGCTGAATTTCTTCAATAAAAAAGATCCCTGGGGCAATGGACTTTCCGTTTGGGTTCTGGCTGCCCTGCTGTTTGCGACTCCGTTTATCTTCACGACGCTTAAACAGATCGAGATGAAGAATGAGGTAGAGGCCTGGCTTCCGGAACGCGATCCGCAAGCTGTTTTACTGGACTGGTACGGCGAACACTTCCCTGTGAAAGATCGCCTGTTCGTTTCCTGGGACGACAGCACATTGAATGACGCCCGCAGCGAATTGCTGGCTGCGAAACTTGAAGGTTATGTCGATGCCAAAGGCGTTGAGCGTCGTGGGAGTCCTTATGTTGAAGCCGTTTTAACGCCCAGGGAATCGTTGCGACAAATTCTCGATCAGGGCATCGAAGACGATCAGGCTCTTGATACTCTGGGAGGATTGCTACTTGGGCATGGAGCTTTAAAAGTCCGTCTGACGGAACTCGGTCAGGAAAAACAGGATTTTATTGAACAGGAAATTATCCGACGAGCAAAAGATGAGTTAAAACTAAATGTCGAAATACTCCCAGCGGTAAAACTCTGGCAGCCTCCCCTTAAATTCACTGAATATGCAGAAATCCGTCAACGTAAAGCAGATGATGAGGAGTTTTACGAAGAGGATGAAGAACGCCTCGACAAGATTCTAGTAGTCCCGGAGCATGAGTTTCAGGTCACCTGGCATTTGATTGCACCAGATGCGGAATTATCGACCAAAGTTCAAAAATTAATCGAATCGATCACTTCACGCCCCAGTAAAGCCTACCCGAAGGGCGACCCGCTTATTGCTGAGACCTTCTTTTCGACAGGAGCACCGATTGCACTCGTGGTCACCTTCACGGAAGCAGGTCAGGCTGATCGTTCTGCGGCTCTTGAAGACGTTATCACGGTTGCCAAAGAATGTTTCATTCCTGCAGAAGAAATCCATCTTGGTGGACGACCCGTTGGCTCGGCTCGATTGAACGAAGAAGTTGCTAAGTCCAACTACGATCCGAATGCCCCATTTTTCATGCGTTCCGTAACCGGATTGTCGGCTCTGGTCAGCTTTGTACTGGCCTTTTTCATGCTACGTAGTTTTCGACTTGGCGTGCTCGTATTAACCGTTTCCGGCTATGCGACCTTATTAACGGTGATGCTGGTTCCCTTAACGGGATCGACCATGAATATGGTGCTCATTGTGATGCCGACCCTATTGTCGGTATTAACACTTTCAGGAGCCATTCATCTGGCCAGTTACTGGAAGCATGCAGCCTGGGAGAACCCTGAGAATGCTGTCATAAATGCAGTTAAGATGGCAGCACAACCCTGTATTCTTGCCTCAGCGACAACGGCAATTGGTTTGGCATCATTGATGACCAGTACACTCAACCCCGTTCGCGACTTCGGAATCTATGCGGCGGCAGGATGTGGCGTATCTTTGATCTTTGTACTTTTTGTCTTACCTGCCTTAATGCAAGTTTGGCCAGGCCAGCCACCCGAAGAACATGAGTCCGATGGTAAGTCCTGGCGTCTGCTGGCAAACGCGATTTATCGTCATTCCTCGTTAGTTACAGTTGTTTGTCTGGGACTATTTGCCTTTGGTCTTTATGGGCTTACTTATTTTAAGAGTGAAACGAAAGTGATTCGTTATTTTCCCAAAGATTCTCAGATCATGAAGGATTACTGGTTTCTGGAAGATAACGTTATCGGCATCAATACTGTTGACACGATTGTCAGGTTCGATAAAGACGCACAGGAGAATATGCCGTTTCTGGAACGCCTGGAAGTGGTTCGTCAGATTACCGACAAGATCCGGACTCATCATGAAATTACTGGTGCACTTTCCCTGTCAGATTTCCAGAAGCCGACTGAACCACCTGCTGAAGATGACTCATTTCTTGTCAAAGCACGTTACAACAAACGCAGCAATGCCTTTGAAAGCAAAATTAAAGATGGCGAACTTCCAGAAGCTGAATCTCTGTTAACAGTCGCTCAGGAAGATGCCGACTGGACCGTTCCTGGCGATAAAAAATTGAGTGAAACTGGCGACGAACTGTGGCGAATTTCAGCCCAGGCCTACGTCATGGCTGATAATGATTACGGCCTGCTGATGGATGAACTCGATGGAATTTCTCAATCGGTTTTGAAATTTCATGCTGGCACTCATCATGTTGTGACAGGCATGGTTCCCGTATTCTTACGGACACAGGAAGCGTTGCTTGAGAGCCTGATTCGCAGTTTCGGCATGGCCTTTGGCATCATTGCTGTCGTACTGATCATCGTGCTCAGGAATCCGATTGCTGGTTTACTGACCATGCTCCCCAACCTCATGCCCGTCGCATTTTGCTTCGGCACTTTGTCGATAATGGGGGGGCGGGTCGATATCGGTACCATGATCACTGCTTCGGTGGCTCTCGGGATAGCAGTCGATGGCACTTTGCATCTACTTACCTGGTTCAAACAGGGGTTAATTTTGGGCAAGTCACGGAAAGAGGCTATCGAACTGGGACTCTCTCATTGTGCGCCTGCAATGTGGCAAACCAGTGCGATTGTTGCCATCGGCTTACTAATGCTCTTCCCGGCTCCACTGTTAATGATCAGTCGATTTGGAATTCTGATGGCTGCCTTAGTGGCTGCTGCCCTCATCGCAGACATTGTGTTTCTGCCTGCACTTTTGGCGGGATGGTTGGGAACCATCATTGAAAAAAGTGTTCGAAAGTCGAACAATCCTCAAGAGAACTCCGAACTTTCAAACACTGCTGGCCTCAATGAGGATGTAGATCCCGAAGACACAGAATCCCGTCAAGCCAGCGTATCGACTCCTCATCTCAAAATTGTCACTGCCAAGGTCACCGAAGGATCAAATTCTAACTGA
- a CDS encoding co-chaperone GroES, translating to MTEYVEPLGPRILIRKDESRQKTRGGIVLPDQAEIPTITGRVVAVSLEVENDEEFPVNKYDKVLFHPKDAIPVDFESDNLLFVVPIDDVVAVFRRSETPRSHSNSDLGQEESDDDRDDLE from the coding sequence ATGACCGAATACGTCGAGCCTCTTGGGCCACGAATTCTTATTCGAAAAGATGAAAGTCGTCAAAAAACACGTGGCGGAATTGTATTACCTGATCAGGCTGAGATTCCAACCATTACAGGGAGAGTCGTTGCGGTCAGTCTTGAAGTTGAAAATGACGAGGAATTTCCCGTCAATAAATACGACAAGGTTCTGTTTCACCCTAAGGATGCCATTCCGGTCGATTTTGAATCAGACAATCTGCTGTTTGTCGTGCCGATTGATGATGTCGTCGCTGTCTTTCGTCGCTCTGAGACACCGCGCTCACATTCCAATTCGGATCTTGGACAAGAAGAATCCGATGACGATAGGGACGACCTGGAGTAG
- a CDS encoding tyrosine-type recombinase/integrase, with product MPKKRTRQVIQCPHFRWVLYQHKNGIWYADGRSNSPDLGRHSLGTSDQAEARSRVSELDLNKAVKQGLVDKSLLDRDSKALLQIAAGRRLYEEYTRRPLSVGGPRESTRKRYRAVLDKFVPFCTNQKIQYWNQVTDELLDRYASWLEIREYAHATQCFEIATILQINKYLVEKSHLPPEALIKKSVPKIQESTTYCWKPEEVKALFKACEDPELIWLRNVLITLAYTGMRISELAGLRWNDIDFEANKISLTDESKKKSLKGRNKRTIKSGYSRRFPIHPDLQPILNSIERQDDGLVFHGSRGGKIKPDVVRTVLIRDLLKPLADRFPSPDGEVGFIDGRLHSFRHYFCSVCANNNIPERILMDWLGHKDSKMISRYYHLNEKTSTEQMSKIQIV from the coding sequence GTGCCTAAAAAACGTACGCGTCAAGTCATTCAGTGTCCGCACTTTAGATGGGTATTGTATCAACATAAAAATGGTATCTGGTATGCAGATGGACGCAGCAATTCCCCGGATCTGGGTCGGCACTCACTAGGAACATCGGATCAAGCCGAAGCCCGCTCTAGGGTTTCCGAACTCGATTTAAATAAGGCTGTCAAACAAGGATTGGTGGACAAGTCTCTATTGGATCGAGATTCAAAAGCCCTACTTCAAATCGCCGCAGGGCGTAGGTTGTACGAGGAATACACACGACGACCGTTATCGGTCGGAGGTCCACGGGAATCGACCCGAAAACGGTATCGTGCCGTGTTGGATAAGTTTGTCCCGTTCTGTACAAATCAGAAAATTCAATACTGGAATCAAGTGACCGATGAGTTGTTGGATCGGTATGCCTCTTGGCTGGAAATTCGTGAGTATGCTCATGCCACTCAGTGTTTTGAGATCGCCACGATCTTACAGATCAACAAATATCTGGTGGAGAAATCGCACCTGCCACCCGAGGCATTGATCAAAAAATCAGTTCCAAAGATTCAGGAGTCGACGACATATTGCTGGAAGCCTGAAGAAGTCAAAGCTCTCTTTAAAGCTTGCGAGGATCCCGAATTAATCTGGCTGAGAAACGTCTTGATAACTCTCGCGTACACTGGCATGAGAATCAGTGAGTTAGCAGGGCTTCGCTGGAACGATATCGATTTTGAAGCCAACAAAATCAGCTTGACTGACGAAAGTAAGAAAAAGAGTTTGAAGGGACGAAACAAGCGAACGATCAAGTCAGGATACAGTCGAAGATTTCCCATTCATCCCGATCTTCAACCGATACTCAACTCGATCGAACGACAGGACGATGGATTGGTTTTTCATGGATCTCGGGGAGGGAAAATCAAACCGGATGTCGTTCGTACCGTCCTGATCCGGGATCTGCTCAAACCACTAGCAGATCGTTTTCCGAGCCCTGACGGGGAGGTCGGATTTATTGACGGACGACTACACTCTTTCCGACATTATTTTTGTTCAGTCTGTGCCAATAACAATATCCCGGAGCGGATCCTGATGGACTGGCTGGGACACAAAGACAGCAAAATGATCAGCAGGTACTATCACCTGAATGAAAAAACATCGACCGAACAGATGAGCAAAATTCAAATTGTCTGA
- a CDS encoding ThiF family adenylyltransferase: MTNPDRYIRQADLVPRDRIQELQVTVIGVGAIGRQVALQLAALGIPRLQLIDFDQVEPTNITTQGYDHQDLGQLKVEATARRIQQLDPTIEIIQVADRYRSRMEVGAVVFCCVDRISTRESIWRSLQDRCEFWSDGRMLGESMRILTATDPNSRQHYSSTLFKQSAAQSGQCTARSTIYTANIAAGLMLHQFTRWLRGMPTDVDLCLNLLANELMIAN; the protein is encoded by the coding sequence ATGACTAATCCTGATCGCTATATAAGACAAGCCGATCTCGTTCCCCGGGATCGGATCCAAGAACTGCAGGTGACCGTGATCGGCGTGGGAGCGATTGGTAGACAGGTCGCACTGCAACTGGCGGCTCTGGGAATCCCCCGATTGCAGTTGATCGATTTTGATCAGGTCGAGCCAACGAACATCACGACGCAGGGCTACGACCATCAGGATCTGGGCCAGCTCAAAGTCGAGGCCACCGCCCGACGCATCCAGCAACTTGATCCCACCATTGAAATCATCCAAGTAGCCGACCGCTACCGCTCACGCATGGAAGTCGGGGCAGTCGTCTTCTGCTGCGTCGACCGGATCAGCACCCGGGAATCAATCTGGCGATCCCTCCAGGACCGCTGCGAATTCTGGAGCGATGGCCGCATGCTGGGAGAATCGATGCGGATCCTAACAGCCACGGATCCCAATTCCCGGCAGCATTACAGCAGTACGCTCTTCAAGCAGTCCGCGGCCCAGTCCGGTCAGTGCACGGCCCGCAGCACCATTTACACGGCCAACATCGCTGCTGGCCTGATGCTGCACCAGTTCACCCGCTGGCTACGCGGGATGCCTACTGATGTTGATCTCTGTCTGAACTTATTGGCAAATGAGTTGATGATCGCCAATTGA
- a CDS encoding molybdopterin converting factor, which produces MKILYINNDGGGFADYISIEPETTISHFVDQRLKHGIAADYLIRVNRQPVSSDYILQEGDRVSLTPTKIEGARGASGQSHGRWETERVQFAPAGR; this is translated from the coding sequence TTGAAGATTCTCTATATCAACAACGACGGCGGCGGTTTCGCCGACTACATCTCCATCGAACCTGAGACCACCATCTCACACTTCGTTGACCAACGTCTCAAACACGGCATCGCAGCCGACTATCTCATCCGCGTCAACCGCCAACCAGTCAGCTCAGACTACATCCTCCAGGAAGGCGACCGCGTCTCCCTCACCCCCACCAAAATCGAGGGGGCTCGGGGAGCCTCTGGGCAGTCGCATGGGCGTTGGGAGACTGAGAGAGTTCAGTTTGCTCCTGCAGGGCGTTGA
- a CDS encoding DUF4339 domain-containing protein, whose product MSESHSAHPPEPQSPEPPVLPKQDWWLARNGQSEGPYSSAYIELQLASGTIKPRDLICQVGEQHWQPISTVSAFQAAHPAADPTKSPPLPPTIESSLNNYALRYARRGYGILLAASIVLTVWEITFHEHLTGFNWLFLFLELIIYFISGGIFVWLQRAVARCESEPQTGLRFIQFGFIADMINSVFFGLVIGGLLLIIPSDAPELIPEVITSPLYDIMFVFRVFLAFLAFCFELVWVIYFQITATYKSSPR is encoded by the coding sequence ATGTCCGAATCACACTCTGCTCATCCTCCTGAACCACAAAGCCCTGAACCACCAGTATTACCTAAACAGGATTGGTGGTTGGCTCGGAATGGTCAATCAGAAGGTCCTTATTCCTCAGCATACATCGAACTGCAACTGGCCAGTGGAACGATCAAGCCCCGAGATCTGATCTGTCAGGTTGGTGAGCAGCACTGGCAACCGATCTCTACAGTTTCAGCATTCCAGGCAGCTCATCCTGCTGCTGACCCCACAAAAAGTCCTCCATTGCCTCCGACGATAGAATCGTCACTCAACAATTATGCGTTGCGTTACGCCAGGCGCGGGTATGGAATACTACTGGCAGCCTCAATCGTGTTGACCGTCTGGGAAATCACCTTTCATGAACATTTGACGGGGTTCAACTGGTTATTTCTGTTCCTCGAACTCATCATTTATTTTATTTCTGGAGGGATATTTGTGTGGTTACAGCGCGCAGTCGCACGCTGCGAATCCGAGCCGCAGACTGGCCTTCGTTTTATTCAATTTGGTTTCATTGCAGACATGATTAATTCGGTCTTTTTTGGTCTGGTGATTGGAGGATTGTTACTTATTATTCCGAGCGACGCTCCAGAGTTAATTCCTGAGGTCATCACGAGCCCGCTTTATGACATCATGTTTGTATTTCGCGTCTTCCTGGCATTCCTGGCCTTCTGCTTTGAACTGGTCTGGGTGATCTATTTCCAGATCACAGCCACTTACAAATCTTCTCCACGCTAG
- a CDS encoding DUF4339 domain-containing protein: protein MTTLTYYIKRQEQMFGPLSQLEMQELLKSGQIEANTSVSTDGKSWRPAEQTFPSIQFTNPEISPEDCEPYSYLPKFVPRFIREFHADKTDILSIQGGIGCLVFVIILAVANQFRLFILRGLTSLFAN from the coding sequence ATGACCACACTCACGTACTACATCAAACGACAGGAGCAAATGTTCGGCCCACTCTCGCAGTTAGAAATGCAGGAACTCCTGAAGTCTGGGCAGATTGAAGCCAATACCTCGGTCTCCACCGACGGGAAGTCCTGGCGACCAGCAGAACAAACTTTCCCATCAATACAGTTCACGAACCCAGAAATATCTCCAGAAGACTGTGAACCATATTCCTATCTGCCCAAGTTCGTGCCTCGCTTCATCAGAGAGTTTCATGCTGACAAGACTGACATCCTCTCGATTCAGGGAGGAATTGGCTGTCTGGTTTTTGTCATTATTCTGGCTGTCGCAAATCAATTTCGTCTCTTCATCTTGAGAGGCTTAACCAGTTTGTTTGCCAATTGA
- a CDS encoding helix-turn-helix domain-containing protein has protein sequence MAKQKQQIQHAAVVNRFAARLRELRSSRGMTQKELAQVAQITPTYVWRLETGKVAPGIDLIERLAKGLQTTIADLIPETDAPQSEKLLRQQARKRFDELLDNASKETLLMLNPLLARLCETSRKSA, from the coding sequence ATGGCCAAGCAAAAACAACAAATTCAACATGCCGCCGTCGTGAATCGGTTTGCTGCCCGCTTGCGGGAACTGAGAAGTTCGCGGGGCATGACGCAGAAAGAGTTGGCTCAGGTCGCGCAGATTACGCCAACCTATGTTTGGCGACTTGAGACCGGCAAGGTGGCACCTGGCATCGACTTGATCGAGCGGCTCGCCAAAGGATTGCAGACCACAATCGCGGATCTGATCCCGGAAACAGATGCTCCTCAGTCTGAAAAACTACTCCGCCAGCAAGCTCGCAAACGCTTCGACGAACTGCTGGACAACGCGAGCAAAGAAACACTGCTAATGCTCAATCCGCTACTGGCACGCCTGTGTGAAACCAGCCGAAAATCAGCGTGA
- a CDS encoding ISAs1 family transposase has product MFTDPLSFLLFFNDLPDPRQDKKVVYSLTDMIFLAMCGAVANCDTWTDIEHYGNQHLELFRKYVPLTNGIPSHDTFSRVFSRLDPVAFSECLIKWVDSLQVDLKDQGVHLDGKVLRRSFDKAAGKNALNVVTAWAGDLHLCLGQLPVKEGSNERTAVPKLIELLELTGAVVTLDALHTQKSTAKQIREKGADYILTVKGNQPKLYHIINETFARLSENDFNHSRVRRHTTQEHNGGRDEYRRYTVFPAPAAIGQLGWTDAQTIGMVYRERTVNGKTSQELMYFISSLPPKVRKLAKHVRDHWKIENQMHWSLDVTFAEDTSRIRKGEGPANAAIFRRLALTIVKRDQSEKKSMRLKRLTASWSFENLLRYLTGNQA; this is encoded by the coding sequence ATGTTTACCGACCCGTTGTCATTTTTACTTTTCTTTAATGACCTTCCTGATCCACGTCAGGACAAAAAAGTTGTTTACTCGTTAACCGACATGATTTTTCTAGCGATGTGCGGAGCGGTTGCCAATTGTGATACTTGGACCGACATCGAACATTATGGCAATCAGCACCTTGAACTCTTCCGAAAGTATGTGCCGTTGACCAATGGCATTCCCTCCCACGATACATTCAGCCGCGTCTTTTCGCGGCTCGATCCGGTTGCGTTTTCCGAGTGTCTGATCAAATGGGTCGACTCCCTTCAAGTGGATCTCAAAGATCAGGGCGTGCATCTGGACGGCAAAGTTCTTAGACGCAGTTTCGACAAAGCCGCTGGCAAAAACGCCCTGAATGTTGTGACGGCCTGGGCCGGGGATTTGCATTTGTGCCTGGGGCAGTTGCCCGTCAAAGAAGGCTCCAATGAGCGAACCGCTGTGCCGAAACTCATCGAGTTGCTGGAGTTGACTGGAGCAGTTGTCACGCTCGATGCATTGCACACTCAAAAGTCGACTGCTAAACAAATTCGTGAGAAAGGAGCCGATTACATTTTGACGGTCAAGGGGAATCAGCCCAAACTCTATCACATCATCAACGAGACCTTTGCCAGACTCTCTGAAAATGATTTCAACCACTCCCGCGTTCGCCGGCACACGACACAAGAACACAATGGGGGTCGGGATGAGTATCGCCGCTACACGGTCTTCCCGGCTCCGGCCGCTATCGGTCAACTCGGATGGACGGACGCTCAAACGATAGGCATGGTGTACCGCGAACGAACGGTGAATGGGAAGACATCACAAGAGTTGATGTACTTCATCAGTTCGTTGCCACCCAAGGTCCGCAAACTGGCTAAGCACGTTCGGGACCATTGGAAAATCGAGAACCAGATGCACTGGAGTTTGGACGTGACATTTGCAGAAGATACAAGCCGGATCCGCAAAGGCGAAGGCCCAGCCAACGCCGCAATTTTCCGACGACTGGCTCTGACAATCGTGAAGCGAGACCAGAGCGAAAAGAAGAGCATGAGACTCAAACGACTCACCGCCAGCTGGAGTTTCGAGAATTTATTGCGATATCTGACAGGAAATCAAGCGTGA
- a CDS encoding IS1380 family transposase — translation MTQCSTKSLTFQPHQRREVVANFDGLMITSDAGGLLLRELDNKLKLTSRVAGCFSDHRDFDYIEHSVLELVRQRIFALTLGYEDLNDHDRLRDDPLLALLAGKDDLTGQQRARERDRGHALAGKSTLNRLELTPPGASPESRYKKITANCSDFSRLFVDLFLDAHQRPPEEIILDFDATDDPLHGHQLGRFFHGYYKQYCYLPLYIFCGEHLLCAQLRPADIDASLGTVEQLQRIVPLIRQRWPEVRIVIRGDSGFCREPIMQWCEKNEVQYILGLAKNERLKEMIEAQRVAAKLFFDDTKQAARLFADLRYRTLKSWSCQRRVVAKAEHLSKGENPRFVVTNLTEDQADARTLYEDLYCQRGEMENRIKEQQLCLFADRTSCATMRANQLRLWFSSVAYVLLAALRRHGLQGTDHAKARCDTIRVKLLKIGAQVRVTCRKVWLSLSEAYPYRELFGQVWQNLQDLPPHPVPG, via the coding sequence ATGACACAGTGTTCCACAAAGTCCCTCACTTTTCAACCCCACCAGCGTCGCGAAGTCGTGGCCAATTTTGATGGTCTGATGATCACCTCCGATGCGGGCGGGCTCTTGCTGCGGGAACTCGATAACAAGCTGAAGTTGACTTCACGGGTCGCTGGTTGTTTTAGCGATCATCGCGATTTCGATTATATTGAGCACTCCGTGCTCGAACTGGTCAGGCAGCGTATTTTTGCGTTAACGCTCGGCTATGAAGACCTCAATGATCATGACCGCCTGCGGGATGATCCATTGCTCGCGCTGCTGGCCGGCAAAGACGATCTGACCGGACAACAGCGAGCGCGGGAACGTGATCGCGGGCATGCTCTGGCCGGCAAAAGCACGCTCAATCGACTCGAGTTGACTCCCCCCGGAGCCAGCCCGGAGAGCCGCTACAAAAAGATCACGGCCAACTGCAGCGACTTCTCACGTTTGTTCGTGGATCTGTTTCTCGACGCTCACCAGAGGCCGCCCGAAGAAATCATTCTCGATTTCGACGCCACCGATGATCCACTGCACGGACATCAACTCGGGCGATTCTTTCACGGTTATTACAAGCAGTACTGCTATCTGCCGCTGTATATTTTCTGTGGCGAGCACCTGCTGTGTGCGCAGCTCCGACCGGCCGATATCGATGCCAGTCTGGGGACAGTGGAACAGTTGCAGCGGATTGTGCCGTTGATTCGCCAGCGCTGGCCGGAGGTGCGAATCGTGATTCGCGGCGACAGCGGATTTTGTCGCGAGCCGATCATGCAGTGGTGCGAAAAGAACGAAGTCCAATACATTTTGGGGCTGGCCAAAAACGAGCGACTCAAGGAAATGATTGAGGCTCAGCGGGTGGCCGCCAAGCTCTTTTTTGACGACACGAAACAAGCCGCTCGCCTGTTCGCTGACCTGCGGTACCGGACGTTGAAAAGTTGGAGTTGCCAGCGGCGGGTTGTCGCCAAGGCCGAGCATCTCTCGAAAGGCGAGAACCCGCGGTTTGTGGTGACGAATCTGACAGAAGACCAGGCCGATGCCCGGACGCTGTATGAAGATCTGTATTGTCAGCGCGGCGAGATGGAAAACCGGATCAAGGAACAGCAGTTGTGTCTGTTCGCCGACCGGACGAGTTGTGCGACCATGCGGGCCAATCAACTGCGGTTGTGGTTTTCTTCGGTGGCCTATGTGCTGCTGGCGGCTCTGCGACGTCACGGCTTACAGGGAACCGATCACGCAAAGGCCCGCTGCGATACGATTCGCGTGAAGCTGCTCAAGATCGGGGCACAGGTGCGGGTGACGTGCCGGAAGGTGTGGCTGTCACTGTCGGAAGCATACCCGTATCGCGAGTTGTTCGGCCAGGTCTGGCAAAACCTGCAAGACCTCCCGCCGCACCCTGTCCCTGGATGA
- a CDS encoding DUF1501 domain-containing protein: protein MRRLPVVWGESCCEKTTYPKPGSLFPPPGEKSGLGSMNENLPGFITMTPASGFGGAQNYGSSFLPAHHQGTRLGTEKRPIADILDRIARLALPPPVVE from the coding sequence ATGAGAAGGCTGCCTGTCGTTTGGGGTGAAAGCTGTTGTGAGAAAACAACTTATCCCAAACCAGGCAGCCTTTTTCCACCCCCGGGTGAGAAATCCGGGCTAGGATCGATGAACGAGAATCTGCCCGGCTTCATTACCATGACGCCCGCCAGCGGATTCGGCGGTGCGCAAAACTACGGAAGTTCATTCCTGCCCGCGCATCATCAGGGGACTCGACTTGGTACAGAAAAACGACCGATCGCGGACATCCTCGACCGCATTGCACGACTGGCGCTGCCGCCACCCGTGGTCGAGTGA